GCTCCACCACGTGGATGCAGCCGTGCCGCGGGCACACGGCcacctcccgggggcagcgcagcCCCTCGCACACGCTCTCGGTGCCCAGTAGTGCGCCGCCGGGCAGCCGCAGGCTCAGCAGCAGCAAGGAGCCTCGCCCAGCGTCCGTCAGCGCCACCTGGCCGGTGCCTGGACCAGCGGCCACCCCCCACGGGAGGCCGAAGCCGCCCCGGACGGCCGCCGGGCTCCGGCCGTCCCCCAGAGCGAACACTTTGAGCGACAAGTCGCCGCCGTCCGTCACCACCAGCAGCCGCCCACCGCCGGCCAGCGCCACGCCCAGCGGGTACACCAGGCCCGCGGTCTCGGCGTCCAGCCAGCGCCCGCCGCGATCCCACAGCCGCACCGGCCGGGAGCCGTCATTAGCCACCGCCAGCAGCCCGGAGCACACGGCCAGCGCCCTGGGGTTGAGTAACTGGCCCCAGCCCCCATATACTGCCGTCAGCCGGGGCTGTGAGAGGGAATATGGCCCGTTGCCGCCGCCACTCTCATGCTCCGGGCCCAGCAGCTCCGCGAGCTGCAGCAGGGGCAGGCAGTCGGCGACCAGCGACGGCGGCCCGCAGCGCCGACAGAACGGACACTGTAGTTCCCCGGCCCGGGCCAGTGCCCGGGCGCAATGGCGGCACACGGCGTGCCCGCACGGCAGCACGCAGGGTCGGTGCGCCGCACTGTCGCCGTAGTACTCGAAGCAGACTTTGCACTCTAGCACATTGACCCTGATGTCCCGCACCAGGCTGCGAGCGGTATGCAGGGACATTGGCTCGGTGAACGCCGCAGCCGGACTCTCCATCGGCGGCCCTCCCCATTCCCTGACGTCCTCGCATGGGCACGGATCCCACAGGGCAGACAGCGTTCAGCCTCTAGGAAAGGGACAGAGCGGTACCGTGACCGCGAATGGCAACCAAGCCATCCTCCTGTGTGATTTCGTCAACGAAACACAAGAAACAAAGTTGCATTGGAAAAatgatacaaaacaaaaaaaacctgcagatgctagaaatccttTCTCCCACTTGTTCCTGTCCCTGTGCTTAAAGGTTCTTATGATCAGACTCATTAATCCAGTGGCatgagatttcctttttctttaattcttttacCAAGGTTAGCAGACAGCATTTCCTGCACTCCTACTCTCACCCCTCTTTCTGCCCAGCTGGAGCAATGATACGGCTCCCCTCGAGATATCTTTCCACCCAACCAGCCTCCACGTTTGATGTATAATTTTCAGTTTTTGCTGCCATCTTTGGTGAGATGCCACCACGTGAGACTTGCAATGGTATATATAGATGGTCCTTGCTCATCAAGTTGACCATGGGAGCCAAGAAAATCCTACACACTTTGTACCTTGACTATTGAATAATAATGATTAAATGTACAATAATAATTGTTATACATTTTATTATCTCTATACTCCTAAGATCTACAATGTtattaaatgttattaaattctgACTTGCATACATGTAGACTGTCTGGATATCAGTTTGCATTGATATAATTTTCAACCTCTCAATCTAAAAATGACCAGAAATTTCCAAAAGTGATTTTTAAATCATTACAATGCACTCTTCTGAATATCTGATTTTGATCAACTTAAAAAGTAGTGCAATGGTGATCTGTTGATTTAAGCTCTGGTTATGACATTCATCATGAGAACTCAATGGTTCTCAATCCATGCACGATTGATTTAAAGATacaagggtaaaaaaaaatgcattggaaCAAAACTGTGCCTCTTGCCCCCTTGCACTTGGCTTATACTTGATCTGCACAACAACACAATTTACACCTCAGAGCCATATCCAGTGATACCATTACTTatgaaaagctttaaaaaaaatggaagattTTTGTTTATATTCACTCAGTGTCCACAGACTTCTGGCTGAGTGATTTTAAGATTTCTATTGATTATTCAAAGAAATGCTTCATGATACTTCTGAATGGCTTGGGTCTAATTTTAAGATCACATTCTGTTACCTACTCAAATTgaaatacattattttaaaaacctgAATTCTGCCATTCCCTACTTCTCCTGTGCAGGGGAACACAAGCCTAGTCTAAGAAACCAGTGTTCATAACCTAGTCCAGCATCACACTAAATTCTCAAGCACGTTTCTTTCTATGCACATAATTGTAGGTTCTTCCATTTTTCAATGAAAAGGCAGTAATCTAATAAACAGCACAGGTTAAAACATGGCAAGGAATTAGCAAAGTTTTTTAGAATTGTTTTTCCACTGGCATCTGATGGGACACTGGTAACACAGTTGTCAACATTTCATAGTTGTACACAGAGAAAAACTGCATTTAGAGCCAGAACTGGAAATAGGACGGATTTAGGGTGGTAATTTAAGGGGTGGAACTTTTTAAACAATGTGGAGTGTAGGAGCTATGGTGGGTCATAGGGGGGTACAGTCAGCTGATGATGAAAAGATGTACAATTTGGGAGGTATTGGGGCTTATAAATGGAAAGAGATGGGTGATGGTAACTTTAGGTCACAGAAGGAAGTTGAAACCATGAAAGGGACTGAAACACAAGGATAATAATATTAAATGAGATGTTGGGAAAGTGGAAGCCAACTTAAAGGAGGCAAGGTTATAGATGACTAGGATTTGGCAACAGATATTGGCATCAGAGTTGAAAATGAGCTTTTACAGATGGACCAGGATACTATTAGAATAGTCATGCTTGAAAGAGGACTTAAGCAGCAGATGAGTTTAGGTAATATCAGAAACATACAAATGGGTGGTCAGGGTGAAGAAGGTACAAGTGGAGACAAAAAATGTCGAGGTTATGAACAAGCTGGTTTAGAGACAGTGAGGGGGGTGGAATTGATATCAGTAAGAATTTGGGTCAACACTGAAGACCATGGCTTTGGTCTTCTGTGCTAGGGATAACTGACATCTGAATATTGAACAGTTTGATATTTAAGAAGAGGCAGCAGAGAAGTTTCAAAGCAGTGCTATAGAGGAAAAATTGTGTCATTGAGACATGGCAGTTGGCCTCATGTCATGATGTTTCCTAAAAGGCAGGAAGTAATTTAAACAGCAATGGCCATTCACACTTCAAGTAAGAGTACACAGTGCAGAAGGGATGCCAATGATGGAAATGTTCTGGGAATAACTCAATAAATGGTGTACATCAGCAATCCCATTGAGCAGGTAAATAAGAGGTGTGCCCTTGAAAACACCCTTGCTACAGTCAATCATACTGATGCTGCAGAGAAATGGAATGCAAGCACGGAAAGCTATTTAAGTATACGTGGTAGAGAGTAACACAAAGCTATGGTGATGGGGTTTGATGAGAATAGAGTGATTGAGGCTCAAATGGAACATGAACATCAAGACTGAatggttgtttctgtgctggaaatTTTATATATGGGATGTAATAATATTGCATGGAAAAAGTCAAAACTGATGCCTTTTCAATTCTGATTTGGATTTTTCTGGTACTTGATGCGGAAGTATCCCCACTTGTAGAGTTTCAAACACAATTATAGGAAGGAAGGGCACAGATCTGGGAAGCTGAAGTATAAGAAAACTTAGTTGGATTTGGGGTGAGGGTTTGCAAGGGTATAGAGGGTCAAGATTGGGTTAAGAGAAAGTGAGCAAAAGGTGTTTGAAAAGGAGGGTGATGGAGAACTATTTGCAATAATGAATGCAGTACTGCCTAAATCTATATTTGATGTGTGTAGACCCTTAAAAACAGAACAGAATATTTATACAAGTCCTGCTACAAAACGATTAACAGTCCGATGTTTTGATTACCTTAATTAGATTCACTTGCGTTTTGCAAAATTAATGATAAAGTTTATGTACCTTGTGTCCTTTCatgaagaaaatactggaaaaaaacaGATCAGAATGCATACTATACATGGCAAaaggaacagttaatatttcaggtttaaaACTCTTCATCACAAGTTCAGAGTTCTAATGATAGGTGCTTGACTGAAAAtgttaactccttttctctttccacatgtgctatctgacctgctgagttttcccaacattttctggtttcatttcagatttccagcacctgctgtttcCAAACCTTGCATGAAGGATCAGGACTGTGTATTGGTCTTCAGTGTAATTAGATAGATTTCTTGAATGAAGGAATCCAGTCCCCATGAAATCTGACGTTCAGTCAAAGCATCCAATGATTCTATCAACTGAATGTTGCATGATTGGCCTGTAAAGTACCCAAAAATAAGTACACAGAGCTAAATTCAAagtggcagttttttttttaaaacaaggttCAATTTGTTAAAATACAAATGTGAAAGGTTATTCACATGAAGTACCAGAAAACAACCTATAGATGAATAATTCAACAAAAGACTTGGAAAGAGATGCTGGGGCAGATGAGCAAAAGATTATTCGAAGAGTCAGGTTTTATGTAGAGTCCTAACAGGAagaaagagggaggggggtggagtggtCAAGGGAGGGAATTTCTGGGGTCTTGGCAGCTGACACCACAGCTACTAACACAGGAGTATAAAATTTAGGTACAATGGAGCATCAGAATTAAAGCAGCAAAGCAATCTTGGAGTGATGTAGGACAAAGGAAGATTATAAAGACAAAACACTATtaacataaaacaaaatcttaaagATAGTGAGAACTGTGGATGTGAAACCTGCAAATAAAAGGTTTTAAATAACATAGACACAGTTATCAAGCATCTATTAAAATTATCTTAACCAGTTTTTCTCTTTGTTCTCATCTTCTATCAATTTATGAGGAAATAGAAGCAATTTCTTTCTACAATTAAGTTTCACTCCTGGCTGCACTGAAACAATATATAATAATGGACTAATAATGGAATAAGTAGTAATTGCAATCAAGGCAAAAGTACCAGAATTTCTTGGAAATGAGCTGTACTGGTGAAAATTGACTGCCTGACTGGGTGCTAGCTCAATCTATGCAGAATATGATGTAGTGCAAAGCCTTAAAGGTCTGTTACAGCACCAATTCTAGCAGTATTTTCCTGGGAGCATTTTAAAACCTATCATCCAGAATGATTTCCACAGGAATTATCACAATTTTACATCAATAATGTGTGAAACTACATGCATTTTAAGATTCTTTTATTTATGAAAATTCTTAATAAAGTAGATTAAAAACTCACCATACAGGTCCCCAATTTTATCTTTAGGGACAGAAAATGGTGGGCCTGCAAAAGCAAACCAACatttcattctgttattgatttaaaGTTAGTGACAAAAATGttaatatataaataatttaCAGACCTGTACACAAATAAACAACCAACTTTCTTGGGCTGAAAAGATGTGGGTAAAAGAAATTCTCCAAGTACCATAGCAAAGCTCAACCTCTGGAGAGGAAGAGCTTTAAGAATTTTATTGTAATGAAGTTTTATTCCTTTTAATTCATTGGCGGGCAGTGCAAAGTGACTTCCAGAGCCATTATCAATCATTGATCAAGAATTAATTGACTTGTGTTGACATCCTTACATGTAGGCTGTTGGCTTCATTTTTTAAGTTTTCTTTCTCAAAGGCTTAGAAGTTGTAGACTGTATCTTTTTCGATTTGAAATCTCTTATCCTTTTTGTTTAGTAAGTGCACAGAGTCTAGAACTAACAACTGTCCCAGATGCAGTATTTTTACTTAATGTAATTCAGACTGACAACGCACAGAAGTTCTATAAGTTAAAGGAAAATGATGTCCCAGAATTTCCTTCCATTGAAGAGTCTGTTGTATTTGCTGCCAATCCACCCATTTAACTTTCACTGATCTCCCAGCAGCAACATTCTTGATGTCAGCTTCAATCTCAGTGAGAGGCCCTGCTTTGCAAAATGGCTTTCCATCTACAAATATAAGCCACACCCATTAAAAAATTGGGGAAAATTAAACTGATGGCTGGTTAAGCCACCTTCTCGCTTAGCTAGATGAGGGAATAGAAGCAATTCATTAGGCTCCAGTGGTATTGGACATTCAGAAAGTGAACAGCTATCAGAAACTTCAGAACTTGTGTATTCCAAATTTACTGACACTTATGTACTATACAACAGTAGTCTAATATTGCAATACACTGCAATATCACATACAATGACCACAGATATCCTGTTGAAAGGTGATCGATCTTATAAGCCCTAGGCTGACAACTACCCACAATGAGAGGTCATGTACTCAAACTGCCAATCCTCCCTCAACAAtccccacagatgttacctgaactGCTAAGCACCCCCAGCATTTCTTGCTCTTACACCAGAACCAGCCAATTCTCACATAAATGCTAGTTCTGATGCGAGAATGAGGAAAGTCTGGTTATCTAAAACTCAGTATTGAGCCCCAAGGGCCAAGGCATGCCAACTCAGAAGATGTTGCTCCATGAacttacaatggactttgttggaACAACGTGAAAACTGGAAGAGTGCAGATAAATCCATGAGTGGACAGACTGAGACATTAGGACATTTCCTAGAGCATTGGGATCCACTACAATGGAAGTGGGGCCTGTACAAGTCTCAGCAGGGCTCAGACTAATAGTTACACAGAGCTTTTCTATTGCTATTGGAGTGAATATAGTTTAACAATGCAGAAAGAACCAGAGGACAAATTCAGAAGAGATAGAAGACAAGAACTGGAAATCAGAAAACTAACAAGTCTGACTGTGTTTAAATGTTATATACATCATTGCAAAGAGTTTATTATAT
This genomic interval from Pristis pectinata isolate sPriPec2 chromosome 5, sPriPec2.1.pri, whole genome shotgun sequence contains the following:
- the LOC127570223 gene encoding E3 ubiquitin-protein ligase NHLRC1-like; protein product: MESPAAAFTEPMSLHTARSLVRDIRVNVLECKVCFEYYGDSAAHRPCVLPCGHAVCRHCARALARAGELQCPFCRRCGPPSLVADCLPLLQLAELLGPEHESGGGNGPYSLSQPRLTAVYGGWGQLLNPRALAVCSGLLAVANDGSRPVRLWDRGGRWLDAETAGLVYPLGVALAGGGRLLVVTDGGDLSLKVFALGDGRSPAAVRGGFGLPWGVAAGPGTGQVALTDAGRGSLLLLSLRLPGGALLGTESVCEGLRCPREVAVCPRHGCIHVVEHLLPPGSAAVRLKTFNSRCQLIRQLDSTGFSPAARIPAGLSAIAVDGEGNVLIADGLGGTVGRIGVPGAQVYSILVDRGLIRPAGLACTADGELMVLDGGDHTWKVYAALDLPTPPAGELP